The following are encoded together in the Mycobacteriales bacterium genome:
- a CDS encoding thiamine pyrophosphate-requiring protein produces the protein MASPTVADFLLGRLREWGVEQVFGYPGDGINGLLAAWGRADNQPAFIQSRHEEMSAFEAVGYAKFTGKVGVCAATSGPGAIHLLNGLYDAKLDHVPVVAIVGQTSRSAMGGSYQQEVDLLSLFKDVASDYVQMVMVPEQLPNVLDRAIRVAQAERAPTAIIIPSDVQELEYSAPTHEFKMVPSSTDVQWPTVSPDDVAIQRAAEILNAGKKVAILAGQGARGARREIEEIAELLGAGVAKPLLGKDVLPDDLPFVTGSIGLLGTRPSYEMMQGCDTLLTVGSNFPYTQFLPEFDQARAIQIDIDGRYIGMRYPYELNLVGDAAATLRALLPHLDRKDDRSWREEIESSVARWWETIAAEVMVDANPINPMRLFWELSERLPDNAIVTADSGSAANWYARCLRLTGDMRGSLSGTLATMGPGVPYGIGAKFGHPHRPVVVFAGDGAMQMNGLAELITVRHYWQQWDDPRLVVAVLHNDDLNQVTWEMRALGGAPKFAESQTLPDISYADFASGLGLRGITVDKPDRIGPAWEQALSADRPTLLDVRCDPDVPPIPPHATFEQMKDTAAALIGGDENRWGVIKEGMKTKVQEILPHHDDSDS, from the coding sequence GCCGCCTACGCGAGTGGGGTGTGGAGCAGGTCTTCGGCTACCCCGGCGACGGGATCAACGGGCTGCTGGCGGCGTGGGGTAGGGCGGACAATCAGCCGGCCTTCATCCAGTCCCGGCATGAGGAGATGAGCGCGTTCGAGGCGGTCGGCTACGCCAAGTTCACCGGCAAGGTCGGCGTCTGCGCGGCGACATCCGGCCCGGGGGCGATCCATCTCCTCAACGGGCTGTACGACGCGAAACTCGACCACGTGCCGGTCGTCGCCATCGTCGGGCAGACCAGCCGCAGCGCAATGGGTGGGTCCTACCAGCAGGAGGTCGACCTGCTCAGCCTCTTCAAGGACGTGGCCAGCGACTACGTGCAGATGGTGATGGTTCCCGAACAGCTGCCGAACGTGCTCGATCGCGCGATCAGGGTGGCGCAGGCCGAGCGGGCGCCGACCGCGATCATCATTCCGTCGGACGTGCAGGAGTTGGAGTATTCGGCGCCGACCCACGAATTCAAGATGGTGCCGTCGAGTACGGACGTGCAGTGGCCGACGGTCTCGCCGGACGATGTGGCGATCCAGCGCGCCGCGGAGATTCTCAACGCCGGCAAAAAGGTCGCGATCCTCGCCGGGCAGGGCGCCCGCGGTGCGCGACGGGAGATCGAGGAGATCGCCGAGTTGCTCGGGGCCGGCGTGGCGAAACCGCTGCTGGGCAAGGATGTGCTCCCCGATGACCTGCCATTCGTCACCGGGTCGATCGGGTTGCTCGGCACCCGGCCCAGCTACGAGATGATGCAGGGCTGCGACACCCTGCTCACGGTCGGCTCGAACTTCCCGTACACCCAGTTCCTGCCCGAGTTCGATCAGGCCCGCGCCATCCAGATCGACATCGACGGCCGCTACATCGGCATGCGGTACCCGTACGAGTTGAACCTCGTCGGCGACGCGGCGGCGACCCTGCGGGCCCTGCTACCGCACCTCGACCGGAAGGACGACCGGTCCTGGCGGGAAGAGATCGAGTCCTCGGTCGCCCGTTGGTGGGAGACCATCGCGGCCGAGGTGATGGTCGACGCCAACCCGATCAACCCGATGCGGCTCTTCTGGGAGCTGTCCGAGCGGCTACCCGACAACGCAATCGTCACCGCCGACTCCGGCTCCGCGGCGAACTGGTACGCCCGCTGCCTGCGCCTCACCGGTGACATGCGGGGCTCCTTGTCTGGGACGCTCGCCACGATGGGTCCGGGCGTCCCCTACGGGATCGGGGCGAAGTTCGGTCACCCGCACCGCCCGGTGGTCGTCTTCGCCGGCGACGGTGCCATGCAGATGAACGGGCTGGCCGAGCTCATCACGGTCCGGCACTACTGGCAGCAGTGGGACGATCCACGACTGGTGGTCGCCGTACTGCACAATGACGACCTCAACCAGGTCACCTGGGAGATGCGGGCACTCGGCGGGGCGCCGAAGTTCGCCGAGTCCCAGACGCTCCCGGACATCTCCTACGCCGACTTCGCCTCTGGTCTCGGGCTCAGGGGAATCACGGTGGACAAGCCGGACCGGATCGGCCCGGCCTGGGAGCAGGCTCTCTCAGCCGACCGCCCGACGCTGCTTGATGTGCGCTGCGACCCCGACGTGCCGCCGATCCCGCCGCACGCGACCTTCGAGCAGATGAAGGACACCGCGGCCGCGCTGATCGGCGGAGACGAGAACCGGTGGGGCGTCATCAAGGAAGGCATGAAGACCAAGGTGCAGGAAATCCTCCCGCACCACGACGACTCGGACTCGTGA